The Henckelia pumila isolate YLH828 chromosome 2, ASM3356847v2, whole genome shotgun sequence genome includes a window with the following:
- the LOC140883294 gene encoding putative F-box protein PP2-B12: MAVQSCDIYGLPEDCIANALSLTTPKDACRLSMVASIFRSAAQSDGVWERFLPSDYRNIISRSIDGSDSLLTKFQSKKDLYLHLSDHSILIDAGLKSFKLDKWSGKKCYMLAAKELYIVWGDTSQYWQWIPHPESRFSEVAELLDVCWFEIRGYINTTMLSFNTVYAAYLVFTTKSRMYGFDYHPVEACVGIKGHEMVKQTVCLDPEGAQRRMYQIVPRRRVGSLFNRLWHLQRQQDDHVAMEGSTEFLRRREDGWMEVELGEYFVKGGEDDLEMSLMEVKGGNWKSGLIIQGIEIRPKKCT, encoded by the exons ATGGCGGTGCAGAGTTGCGATATCTATGGCCTGCCGGAGGATTGCATAGCCAACGCGTTATCTCTCACGACCCCAAAGGATGCCTGCCGCTTGTCTATGGTGGCCTCCATTTTCCGATCCGCTGCCCAGTCCGACGGTGTCTGGGAGCGCTTCCTGCCTTCCGACTACCGCAACATCATTTCCCGTTCGATCGATGGCTCCGATTCGTTGCTGACCAAATTTCAGTCCAAAAAGGATCTTTATCTTCATCTATCTGATCATTCCATCCTCATAGACGCTGGCCTCAAG AGCTTTAAGTTGGATAAATGGAGTGGAAAGAAATGCTATATGCTGGCTGCAAAAGAGCTCTACATCGTATGGGGCGATACTTCTCAATACTGGCAATGGATACCTCATCCGGAGTCCAG GTTCTCGGAAGTAGCAGAACTTCTGGACGTTTGCTGGTTTGAAATCCGTGGCTATATAAATACCACAATGTTGTCTTTCAACACAGTCTATGCAGCTTACCTTGTGTTTACAACTAAATCCAGAATGTATGGATTTGATTATCACCCTGTCGAAGCTTGTGTTGGAATCAAAGGACATGAAATGGTCAAACAAACCGTTTGTTTGGACCCAGAGGGAGCACAAAGGCGAATGTATCAGATTGTACCTAGGCGGCGCGTTGGATCACTATTCAATCGCTTGTGGCACCTACAAAGGCAACAAGATGATCATGTGGCAATGGAGGGGAGTACGGAGTTCCTGAGGCGCAGAGAGGATGGGTGGATGGAAGTTGAATTGGGAGAATATTTCGTGAAGGGAGGAGAGGATGATTTGGAGATGAGTTTGATGGAGGTGAAGGGAGGTAACTGGAAGAGTGGTCTCATTATCCAGGGGATTGAGATTAGACCTAAGAAATgtacataa